A single genomic interval of Pirellulales bacterium harbors:
- a CDS encoding helix-turn-helix domain-containing protein — translation MPPKLLSSEEAARQLGVTVEQLTDMRQRQEIFGVRDGANWKYKEQDVARLAEELREQAENPALSDSGEIADLPLDFSDDDADVVLASERELGESDPHTSSTIIGRPGAQGAEESDIRLVTDDDRRSAGSSGVKLVAASDPATPGSDVRLVAEDSSVDLSLDDRPGPTLAGSESDIILSDDAVDVSLNLDDDFELSDLSVDVSADADMAADFDLSSSESDIDLSGESDRDEVVLGPTGGSDITLSPADSGISLASLSDTGLSLEEPLDLAASNEESLELGGDDILSLSDDSDSAAVKELAVDDDFLLTPLEEASEDSSSGSQVIALDSESDFGEASLLEDAGQAGLLEEDFGPDLGGGTLVGAGLTGAPLTAGAPVAAASSREAPYTTLNVISLGVCVLFLTLTGMMMADLLRNMWSWDTPYTVNSGMMDTILGLFEG, via the coding sequence ATGCCCCCGAAGCTCCTTAGCTCTGAAGAAGCGGCCCGGCAGCTTGGCGTCACGGTCGAACAGTTGACCGATATGCGCCAGCGGCAGGAAATCTTCGGCGTGCGCGACGGCGCCAATTGGAAGTACAAGGAGCAAGACGTCGCCCGCCTGGCCGAAGAGCTGCGCGAGCAGGCCGAGAACCCCGCCCTGTCCGACTCGGGCGAGATCGCCGATCTGCCGCTGGATTTTTCCGACGATGACGCCGACGTCGTGCTCGCCAGCGAGCGCGAGTTGGGCGAGTCGGATCCGCACACCTCGAGCACGATTATCGGTCGCCCCGGCGCCCAAGGCGCCGAAGAGAGCGACATCCGGCTCGTCACCGACGACGATCGCCGTTCGGCCGGCAGCAGCGGCGTGAAGCTCGTCGCCGCGAGCGATCCCGCCACGCCGGGAAGCGACGTCCGCCTGGTGGCCGAAGACTCCTCGGTCGACTTGTCGCTCGACGACCGCCCTGGCCCCACGCTGGCCGGTTCCGAAAGCGACATCATTCTCTCGGACGACGCCGTCGACGTCTCGCTCAATCTGGACGACGACTTCGAACTCTCCGACCTCTCGGTCGATGTCTCGGCCGACGCCGATATGGCGGCCGACTTCGACCTGTCGTCGAGCGAATCGGACATTGATCTGTCGGGCGAAAGCGATCGCGACGAAGTGGTGCTCGGCCCCACCGGTGGCAGCGACATCACGCTCAGCCCGGCCGACAGCGGTATCTCGCTGGCCAGCCTTTCGGACACGGGATTATCGCTGGAAGAGCCGCTCGATCTGGCCGCCAGTAATGAAGAATCGCTCGAGTTGGGGGGGGACGACATCCTTTCGCTCTCCGACGACAGCGATTCGGCCGCGGTGAAAGAGTTGGCCGTCGACGACGACTTTCTGCTCACCCCGCTGGAAGAAGCGAGCGAAGACAGCTCGAGCGGATCGCAAGTCATCGCGCTCGATTCCGAGAGCGACTTTGGCGAGGCCTCGTTGCTCGAAGACGCCGGCCAGGCCGGATTGCTCGAAGAAGACTTCGGACCTGATCTTGGGGGGGGCACGCTGGTAGGCGCCGGCCTGACGGGTGCTCCCTTGACGGCCGGAGCGCCGGTCGCGGCGGCGTCCTCGCGCGAAGCCCCCTACACGACTTTGAACGTCATCAGCCTGGGGGTCTGCGTGCTGTTCCTCACGCTCACCGGGATGATGATGGCCGACTTGCTGCGGAACATGTGGAGTTGGGATACCCCCTACACCGTCAACAGCGGCATGATGGATACCATTCTCGGCCTGTTCGAAGGCTAA
- a CDS encoding OmpA family protein: MVLPAHRMALFAVPVLLLLAPGCGFVPRAQYAASESQNRALSEQTRAQLAEIANLKARSRQVEDQLAMAEEELALLDEQMRNEGKHWSSLERERGDLSRQLRGRNAMPEALARRLTALSDRYPSLQFDPRTGISKLDTDVLFDTGDAALKPEATHLLDDLAEVLASPEAAQLRVMVVGHTDDRRVGKKNTRENYPSNWHLSTGRALAVAEHMKQLGVPDEQLGIAGFGEHQPIAPNTTADSRRKNRRVEIFVVGPETPVVGWTETIPSVY; this comes from the coding sequence ATGGTACTGCCCGCGCATCGGATGGCCCTCTTCGCAGTGCCCGTCCTCTTGCTGCTCGCGCCGGGTTGTGGATTTGTTCCCCGCGCGCAGTACGCCGCGTCGGAAAGCCAGAACCGCGCGCTGTCTGAACAGACCCGCGCTCAACTGGCCGAGATCGCCAATCTCAAGGCGCGTTCGCGGCAAGTCGAAGATCAGCTCGCCATGGCCGAGGAAGAGCTCGCCCTGCTCGACGAGCAAATGCGCAACGAGGGCAAACACTGGTCGAGCCTCGAGCGCGAGCGAGGCGACCTCTCCAGGCAGTTGCGGGGCCGCAACGCCATGCCCGAGGCGCTGGCACGCCGCCTGACCGCCCTGTCCGACCGTTACCCGAGCCTGCAGTTCGATCCGCGGACCGGCATCAGCAAGCTCGACACCGATGTACTCTTCGACACGGGCGATGCCGCGCTCAAGCCCGAGGCTACCCACTTGCTCGACGATTTGGCCGAGGTGCTGGCTTCGCCCGAGGCGGCCCAGCTTCGCGTCATGGTCGTGGGGCACACCGACGATCGCCGTGTCGGCAAGAAGAACACGCGCGAGAATTACCCCTCGAACTGGCATCTCAGCACTGGTCGTGCCCTGGCCGTGGCCGAGCACATGAAGCAGTTGGGGGTCCCCGACGAACAGTTAGGGATCGCCGGCTTCGGCGAGCATCAGCCGATCGCCCCCAACACGACCGCCGACAGCCGTCGCAAGAATCGCCGGGTGGAAATCTTCGTCGTCGGGCCCGAGACCCCGGTCGTCGGCTGGACCGAGACGATTCCCTCGGTCTACTAA